TTTCAGCGGGTTAGCGTTTTTTGTCCGGTTCCCTCCATTTGCTACCCGACATAGGGTTGTCAGGCATTTGACAATAGACAGACACCGGTAAAATGGCGGCTCGCCTCGAGTGCATGAGTTGAGGAGGGCAGGTCGGGCCGTTCGACCACACCAGGCTTAGAACTTTCTTTCACCCCGATTTGATGCCCGCGGATGGCATAACCAACCTAAGGTGGGGTGAGGCCGGAGGCGAGCCGCCTGGCCTGAACCCACCCAGATTTCTCCATCGCGTCGATCAGCCGTTCCCGCTCGGTCAGACGCGCACCGATTGCGAGCCAGGCAGGATCGTTCGGATCACAGGCTTTGGAGGAGGCTTCGCCGAGGCAGGCGCCGGCGCGCCCGGCGGCCGCAAACGGGGATCCAGTCGACATTGGGCTCTTTCTGGCGAACTCGTCAATCGCATTGTTGCCGAATGGACCGTTAGCTCCCTTCCACACAAGCGCAGAGGGGCACTGGCTGTTCTTGCAGGCAAAATCCAACGGAGCAATGGTCCTTGATTGCGCGAGAGTTGCTGTCCTACGCACGCGGTTTCAAGTTCACAGACGTTCCCTGGGAAGCGGCATTGCGAGGCCAGGTCAAGCGCCGACGGCGCGAATGTCCGTTCGCAGATGCACCGAACGCCACTTTCAACTCAAGACTAGACTTGCGACGAGCCATGGACCAAGAGAAAATGGTCGAATTGCATGATCGCGAAACGATCCGCGACTGTCTCTATCGGTATTGCCGCGGGATAGACAGGCGGACGAGGCGGCGCTGCGCAGCTCCTTCTGGGTCGATGCGCAGGACAATCATGGAGCGGATACGGGCTCCGCCGAGGCTTCATTGAGTTCGCGCTTGGTGTCTTCAAGACCGAACCGCCCAACATCCACCAGATCACGAAAGTTCTGATTGAGTTTATCAGCCCGACTGAAGCAACTGTCGAGAGCTACTTCACAGTGCAGCATGAGGCGGGCCGTCGCAGACAGTCGCAGCAAGATTGCAGTCTCTAATCTTCGCCTGCGTCCTCGTAATAGAGGGGCGTATCAACTCGGCCGGCGGCGCAAAAAGTCATCACGATGACGGCAAGCTTTTATTCGCGGTTCAAATTGAGGTGTTCGAAGTACCAAGAGGGGTCATCATCGGATGAATCTGTCTCGACACTGGCTTCACTCGAATGCCCCTCGACACCTGCTTCATCGTCGCTAAGATAGTCCACGGTTTTCGAGAGATAACTCCAAGGTTTGCCTGCGCGCTGCCATCCACCCTTGCTATTCTTTGTCCACTTGTCCGGATGTTGCGTAGGGTCGAGCACCCAGCGATTTTGACCCACGTCAACGAAACCCATCTGCTCTAGACGGGCTCCCATCTCTGGCGAAGCGGGACGTGACATGATTAACGGCTGTTCGCCGTCGAGTTGAAGTTGATGTTCGAGCAGAATATCGCCTGCGTTCTCGACAAGCGGATGAGTAACGCGAAGGTCTACAATCGAAGTGATTCTTTTCCGACCGGGAAAAAGTTCCCGCCACGGCTCGTTCTCGATGCTAAATCCATCCTCTGTTCTTAAAAGCCCAACGCTTCGTTCTCCCAGATCATAGCTGAAATATCGCGCGCTGGGCGTATCATTGTCGGTGCCGCCGTAGAGTCGAGCGATGGTAGCCGTACGCAGGGCTTTAGAGGACACGAAGGGCGAGTACTCTTGTGGATTGACGGAAATGTGCTTGATATCATCACCGTAAAATTCCCTCACTTTTCTGGCAAATGTCGATCTGTCGAGCACCTTAATTGGAGGTTCGGAAGAGAGCGAGTATGGCCGCGTTGGCGACGAAGGCGAACGAGCATGGGGATCTGACGTTGATCGGGACGGCATGCCCGTAAGTGTTTGTGCCCCGGTCATATTCTCGATCCACCCCGCCATGGCCCGGGTGCGATCATCTTCCTCGGAAATGTTGTAGCGCAGCGATCGTTCTGTGTTATCCATGGCGGTCTCTCCTGAGAGTGAAAGGTGTGATGAAGCGCATCCTTTTCAGTCGCTTCACATGTGGGAACGGTGCGCTCACATGTCCGGCCTATAAAGCGGATACGTGACTGCTAAGCTTCGATGAAGCGGGGGGTACGCGTTGCATGCGCGGCTCCTGGTCTCGCCTAGAGGGGACTAAACTTCCGCGAACTGGGCGGAAAGACGACCTGCGGGGCCCATATAGCCCGATGCGATCACTGGTTCTGCCAGCGTCGTCCGGACCCGCTCGGGAAGCTGCTCACAGCCGGTTGTCGTCCGCGAGCTTCTGGAGCTCTGGCGGAACAGTGCCGGCGGCTTGGCCAGCCGCAGTGATTGTAGTTGCATTAACATCGCCAGCGTCCATCCACGTTATAGTTCGTCTTACCGCCTCCAGCCGCTCCTCGTCTCCTCCTGATCCCTTTCCTCAGCCCAAGCCTCGAGGATTCGTGAAAGCGTGGTCCCTTCGCCAAACCATCGTGGAAGTCCGTCGGAGGTGTCTGCGCCGCGGCAGGGCTAAGATTAGCTTGAATGTTAGAGGTGTCCTCGGAGGATTTACCGCCCCGCGGGCCTGTTCTGTGTTCACCGTTGTTGGTCTCCAATTGCAGATTACGCATATGCTAGTGCAACCGGACTGGCCGCCATCATGCAAAACCGATATTCCAAAATGCTTTGGAAAAGCGGATCCACGGAGTCCCCTTAGGTGGTGAAGGTTCTGAGGAGTAGGTGGGCATCAGTGGTTTTTCGGCAGGGTCTGGTTGTTCAAGCACAGCCCGATAGAAGGCCACTGATGACCAATGAGATGATGGACCTCCGCTCGGGAATACGTCATGCCAAGCTGATAGCTGCTTGGCGGCGCAAGTCCCATCCGGCCAAAGTCACAGCGGCGAAGCCGGGGCGAGTCTTGCGGGCGTCGCGGTAACGGGGGGGGCTGAAGTGTAGACAGATACGGGTGCGGGAATGAGCCTCAAAAGTTGAATGATCACGGAAGGCCGAGTGGGTTCTGTAGAGCGACAATCTGGCTGAGTCTCACCTTGTTTGTCGCCGCGCACTGAGGCGGCGAAATCAGAAAGGCCGGCGGAAAGATTGGTTGGAATCGGAATGCTGACGGCACCCTTCACGCTGCATGTTCCACACATCACCCGAAACTGCTTAAATGAAGGCCAATTTTAGCGGGCTCCGCATGGCAAGCGGCAAGCTGGCGAGCCTCTCAAGCCATGTGCCGGCCTGATGGTCGAGTGCAGACGATTGTCGGCAAGCCGTCGCATATAGCGTTCGGCCATGCCTTGAGGGCATGATTGGATCTGGCTTTAGCATGCCGGGCGGCGGTCGGCAGGCATTAGGATCGAGGTTCCAAATTTGAATTTCCGGAGGACCCGCATCGATGTACCCAAGACGGAACCAGCCGCGCGATGACGATTCTCGCGAAGTAAGTGGGTGGATCGAAGACGTGACCGGAGCTTTCGATACGGACGCCTGGATCCAGGACTACTATTCACAGAGACGAGACATGGAACAGGATCCGAGCGACTTGCGCCTCGGTTCGCACGACAGTGACGCCGGCGACCGTGTGCCGCGTCGCAGATCCGTGGGCGGTTCGATGCGAGTGACGCCGCAGTCGCTGGCGCCGGAGAACTCGTTGAGCGGCGCCCGCCACAGCATAGACGTCTCTCGGGCGGGCTCCAGCAGCTTGCGATTCGGCGGCTCGGGGAGCAAGACATCGAGCAATATGGCGGACGCGGGAGAAGTCGCCGCGGCGCCGCAGGGCAGAAGCCGCGGATTTAAGTCGCGCATGGTGTCAGGGTTCAAGAAGGCGTTCGGATTGAGCAGCGGCAAGACGTCGTCGCGGGGTTCGGGGCAGCAAGACGTCGATGCCGCAACCGAGACTCACGTGGTCTCAACCAAGGTTCGCGTCGATTACGCCAAGCGTGGTCGCCCCGCCGACCGGGACATGCATCCCGATGACGAGTCCCGCATCAACCAGTTCGCGGAAGCAGTCCGAAACTACGAAATTCTACCCGACGGTAGCATCGGCCGAGGGGACGGAAGGGTTCCCGAGCGTACCGTCGAGAACAATTTGGGGATTCTTAAGAGGTTCGCTCGTTGGCTCAGAGCAGAGAACAGAGATTCGATGGCTTCTCGGTTTTTAAACGATCCAGATTCACTAGCCGTTGATATCGCGGCTTATTGGGCAAGCGGTGGGGATGGTCAGGGCCGTCTTCAGTCAGCACTGTCTCATTTCAGGAGGCTCGCGCCTGAGGGGCAAGAACTCCAAGCCGTTGGACCTGGGCCGCGCCTGATGGGACGCCAGATACATGATCCTTATCCCGACGACGCCCGCGTCATTGATAGCTTGGCCAAGGAAGAGGTCCCGAATTCTCGGAAAAATGCCAGTGGGCAACGAAAGTTTAGCGCTTGGCTCAAAAGGGAGGGCAGGGAGAGCATAGTCAGCCGACTCACCGGTACTGATGAGCAGCGACGGTCGTTGCAGGAGGATTTTAGGGCCTTTACCAAGGATGAAGGAAAAAAAGTGGTCGTGGGTTTCGATCGGCTGCGGCAGTATCTAGGCGCCGAGTCGCAGTTGAAACAGCATGATCCTTATCCCGACGACGCCCTCATGATTGATAGCTTCGCCAACGAAGAGCTGAGCAAGCTCGGATCGGGCTCGACTTCCAAGAGGAATGTTGTCTGGACTATAGCCAGCAATCAACGAAAGTTTAGTAATTGGCTGCAAACCAGGGGTAGGGAGAGCATAGCGAGCCGGCTCAACGGCAGCGAGATGCAGCAAAGGTCCTTGAAAAAAGATTACCAAGACTTCACCGAAGCCATGGGAAAAAACCTCACCATGTCTTTCAAGCGGCTTCGGCAGTACCAGCAAGTCGTTGAGGCGAACGCAGCGTCGGGGTTGTCCCCTGAGCAGGCAAGTGGCCGGGAACCGGCCGGTCTGGACGGCCGTTCGGATTCACGTGCCGAGTTCAGATCAACTTCGCCGCTGCAGCAGGTTGATCCATCGATCGAAGGCCGCAGCGGATTGTCGCTCGACCATACCGAATGGTTGGGCGACCAGCATATCCAGACGGATTATGAGCTGCTAATGCAGGACTTGCAGCGAAACGATCCGGATCTCGCCGCCAGGACGCGGCTTATCGATCCCCTGATAGCCCATTATCATCTGCGCCTGGGCGATGAGAGCACCGCGCTGAGCGCTTTCCAGCGCATCGTTAATGATCAGGATGGAAGAGATACAGCCGACTTCCTGTTCCTTCCAGTGAGCGATGCCAGTGCTTCGGATCCTGATCACCGCGGCACCCATTGGTCGCTGCTACTCGTTGACCGTCGCAACCGCGAGGGGCCGGCTGCCTATCACTATGACTCCTTCCGGGGCCAGAACGACGAGTTTGCAGCAATGCTCGCACAAAGATTGGGTACCCGTCTGGAGCCCGTCCGCATGACCCAACAGCGCAACGACTATGATTGCGGAGTCTTCGTGGTTGACGGCACGCGGGCGCTCGTTAGACGACTGGCGCGAAGAGGCCGGCCAGCCGTGCTGCACCTCGACAACCTCGTCGCCGATCGGGAGCAACTCCAACGACGTCTGAGCCCCGCGCCCAACAGTGCTCGAGCGGGGGCTGCGGCGGCTGGACCGGAGTCCTCCACACAGATCGCCGATCCCGCAGAGTTTTGGCATGGAGTGGCTCAACCCGGCCAGCTTCCCGATAGCTGGAATACAGCGCCCTTCCGGCAGGATTTGCCGTCAGCCGCCTATTCACCGGTGCAAAGCGTCAATCCGCCAGACGCACCATGGGAGCAAAGCTTGGGGGCATCGATCTTCGGCACCCCACAGTACATGCTGCCTGTGGACGACTTGGGAGAAGCTGTCCCTCCGAGCTGGCAACACCGCAATCAACCGGCACCGGCTGGCCTTCGGCTTGCAATGTCCTGGCTTGAGTTGCTGCCGAGCGCGGACAACCCCCAGACCAGCATCACTATCCATGGTGTGCCCTACACGGCCACTCTGGGGCCATCAGGCAGGGAGAACGACATTTACCTTTTCCAGCAATAGGGTGGAGATGGATCGAGCAATAGATGCCAGTCGTTCTTGAAAAAGCACCAAATCGTTGAGGGAGAATCCGTTTTTACGCGGCCACGTGCAGCCGCCAACCCAGATGAGACGATCCCCAGTGCCCGGGGCGACATCGAATGTGCACGTCGCCAGTCTTCCTTCAAAACGTGACGTTTGGCCAGCATCCCAAGAGGCGACGGCTGTCGCATCTGAGGTGTAGACAGATACGGATGCGGGAAGAGCCTCGGGTGCGAAGGATGCTGGCGCGGTCGCTGAAGTGCTTAGTGCCGTCTATGACGGCCTACCCTTTGCGGGTTCTACTATGGCTTCAGGCCCGGACGAAACCCGCCCATGGCGCCGGATGCATTTCATACGGCGATCATGAACCAACGTGTGAGTTGGGTGCTCGATGCCGACCCCGTATCCTGCAACTATCAAACTATGCCTGCGGGCGGGTGCCGCGGTGGACCGACTTGTTCATCACGCAACGATCTTCGAAATGAACGTCGAAAGCTATCGACGACGTTCCGCCATGGAGGCCAAACGCCAGCGCGGCAGGCCAGCCTCATTCGCGACAATCAAAGGCACCGCACAGTTTGTCGCGGAGCGGCAATCAGACCACGATGAAGCTCTTGCCAGCGACAATCAACATGATAACTTCATCCCGACCGCGACATAAGAATCTCATCCAGATTGTCGCGCGCGTCTCATCCTGATCGCCGCGCCATAGGTCGCATAACTATCAAGCGCGCAACGGGTTCTGTCAGCAGCTACACCGCATATGGTTCCGTTGCCTGAGGCGGCGAAATCAGAAAGGCCGGCGGATGGATTGGTTGGAACCGGAAATCCTGACGGCACCCTTCACGCTGCATGTCCCACATATCACTCGAACTGCTTAAATGAAGGCCAATTCTAGCGGGCTCCGCATGGCAAGCGGCAAGCTGGCGAGCCTCTCAAGCCATGTGCCGGCCTGATGGTCGAGTGCAGACGATTGTCGGCAAGCCGTCGCCATATGGTGTTCGGCCATGCCTTGGGGGCATGATTGGATCTGGCTTTAGCATGCTGGGCGGCGGTCGGCAGGCATTAGGATTGAGGTTCCAAATTTGATTTCCGGAGGACCGGCATCGATGTACCCAAGACGGAACCAGCCGCGCGATGACGATTCTCGCGAAGTAAGTGGGTGGATCGAAGGCGTGACCGGAGCTTTCGATACGGACGCCTGGATCGACGACTACTATTCAGAGAGCCGAGACCTGGAACAGGATCCGAGCGACTTGCGCCTCGGTTCGCACGACAGTGACGCCGGCGACCGTGTGCCGCGTCGCAGATCCGTGGGCGGTTCGATGCGAGTGACGCCGCAGTCGCTGGCGCCGGAGAGGGGTTCGGGGCAGCAAGACGTCGATGCCGCAACGGAGACTCACGTGGTCTCAACTAAGGTTCGAAAGCGTGGTCGCCCCGCCGACCGAGACATGCATCCTGATGACGAGACCCGTATCAACCAGTTCGCGGAAGCAGTCCGAAACTACGAAATTCTACCCGACGGTAGCGTCGGCCGAGGGGACGGAAGGGTTCCCGAGGCTACCGTCGAGAACAATTTATGGGTTCTTAGGGGGTTCGCTCGTTGGCTCCGAGCAGAGAACAGAGATTCGATGGCTTCTCGGCTTTTAAACGATCCAGATTCACTAGCCGTTGATATCGCGGATTATTTGGCAAGCGGTGGGGATGGTCGGAACCGTCTTAAGTCAGCACTGTCTCATTTCAGGAGGCTCGGACCTGAGGGGCAAGAACTCCAAGCCGTTGGACCTGGGCCGCGCCTGATGGGACGCCAGATACATGATCCTTATCCCGACGACGCCCGCGTCATTGATAGCTTGGCCAAGGAAGAGCTGAGTAAGTTCGGACCGGTCTCGACTTCCCGGAATAATACCAGTCACCAACGAAAGTTTAGCGCTTGGCTCAAAAGGGAGGGCAGGGAGAGCATAGTCAGCCGGCTCACCGGCAGTGATGAGCAGCAACAGTCGTTGAAGGAGGATTTTAGGGCCTTTACCAAGGAGGAAGGAAAAAAAGTGGTCGTGAGTTTCGATCGGCTGCGGCAGTATCTAGGCGCCGAGTCGCAGTTGAAACAGCATCATCCTTATCCCGACGACGCCCGCATCATTGATGACCTAGCCAAGGAAGCGCTGAGCAAGCTCGGATCGAACTCGACTTCCAAGAGGAATGTTGTCTGGAATATGGCCAGCAATCAACGAAAGTTTAGCGATTGGCTCCAAAGGGAGGGCAGGGAGAGCATAGTCAGCCGACTCACCGGTACTGATCAGCAGCGACAGTCGTTGAAAAAAGATTACCAAGACTTCACCGAAGACATGGGAAAAAAACTCAATATGTCTTTCAATCGGCTTCGGCAGTACCAGCAAGTCGTTGAGGCGAACGCAGCGTCGGGGTTGTCCCCTGAGCAGGCAAGTGGCCGGGAACCGGCCGGTCTGGACGGCCGTTCGGATTCACGTGCCGAGTTCAGATCAACTTCGCCGCTGCAGCAGGTTGATCCATCGATCGAAGGCCGCAGCGGATTGTCGCTCGACCATACCGAATGGCTGGGCGACCAGCATATCCAGACGGATTATGAGCTGCTAATGCAGGACTTGCAGCGAAACGATCCGGATCTCGCCGCCAGGACGCGGCTTATCGATCCCCTGATAGCCCATTATCATCTGCGCCTGGGCGATGAGAGCACCGCGCTGAGCGCTTTCCAGCGCATCGTTAATGATCAGGATGGAAGAGATACAGCCGACTTCCTGTTCCTTCCAGTGAGCGATGCCAGTGCTTCGGATCCTGATCACCGGGGCACCCATTGGTCGCTGCTACTCGTTGACCGTCGCAACCGCGAGGAGCCGGCTGCCTATCACTATGACTCCTTCCGGGGCCAGAACGACGAGTTTGCAGCAATGCTCGCACAAAGGTTGGGTACCCGTCTGGAGCCCGTCCGCATGACCCAACAGCGCAACGGCTATGATTGCGGAGTCTTCGTGGTTGACGGCACGCGGGCGCTCGTTAGACGTCTGGCGCGAAGAGACCGGCCAGCCGTGCTGCACCTCGACAACCTCGTCGCCGATCGGGAGCAACTCCAACGACGTCTGAGCACCGCGCCCAACAGTGCTCGAGCGAGGGCTGCGGCGGCTGAACCGGAGTCCTCCACACAGATCGCCGATCCCGCAGAGTTTTGGCATGGAGTGGCTCAACCCGGCCAGCTTCCCGATAGCTGGAATACAGCGCCCTTCCGGCAGGATTTGCCGTCAGCCGCCTATTCACCGGTGCAAAGCGTCAATCCGCCAGACGCACCATGGGAGCAAAGCTTGGGGGCATCGATCTTCGGCACCCCACAGTACACGCTGCCTGTGGACGACTTGGGAGGATTTGTCCCTCCGAGCTGGCAACACGGCAATCAACCGGTACCAGATGACCTTCTGCCTGCAATGTACTTGTTTGACTTGCTGCCGAGCGCGGACAAACCCACCAACTTCAGTATCCATGGTGTGCCCTACACGGCCACTCTGGGGCCATCAGGCATGCAGAGCGACATTTACCTTTTCCTGCAATAGGGTGGAGATGGATCGAGCAATAGATGCCAGTCGTTCTTGAAAAGCACCAAACCGTTGAGAGAGAATCCGTTTTTACGCGGCCACGTGCAGCGCGCCAACCCAGATGAGACGATCCCCAGTGCCGGGGGCGACATCGAATGTGCACGTCGCCAGTCTTCCTTCAAAACGTGACGTTTGGCCAGCATCCCAAGAGGCGACGGCTGTCGCATCTGAGGTGTAGACAGATACGGATGCGGGAAGAGCCTCGGGTGCGAAGGATGCTGGCGCGGTCGCTGAAGTGCTTAGTGCCGTCTATGACGGCCTACCCTTTGCGGGTTCTACTATGGCTTCAGGCCAGGACGAAACCCGCCCATGGCGCCGGATGCATTTCATACAGCGATCATGAGCCAACGTGTGAGTTGGGTGCTCGATGCCGACCCGTATCCTGCAACTAATGCCTGCGGGCGGGTGCCGCGGTGGACCGACTTGTTCATCACGCAACGATCATTCGAAATGAACGTTGAAAGCTATCGACGACGTTCCACCCATGGGGGTCAAACGCCGGCGCGGCAGGCCAGCCTCATTCGCGACAATCAAAGGCACCGCCAGTTTGTCGCGCGCATTGCCTCGCCTGAACTGCTCCCTGAGAATGGGTTATTGCCTCATCTAAATTGCTCCCGCCGAATCAACCTCGGGAGCTGTGATGAGGAAGGTCAGCATGGCGACACGTGCGGAATTGGTGGCAGCGATCAGTTGTCGCTATGTGTTAGGCGGGCGGGCCGAGAAGGCGAGGATGTTAGACGAGTTCGTGGCGCTCACGGGCTTTCATCGCAAGCATGCGATGCGACTGCTGCGAGGAGAACGCAAACCGGCGAAGGGTGGTCCTCGGCCAGGGCGCCGGGTTTACGGCGACGACGTGCGGGCAGCGCTCGTCGTTGTTTGGGAGGCGTCGGATCGAATTTGCGGCAAGCGACTACACCCCCTGTTGCCAACACTAATCGAAGCGATGGAACGTCATGGACACGGCGATATGAATAGCGAGACGCGCCGGCGACTCTTGACGATGAGCCCAGCGACGATTGATCGGGTCCTCAAGGAGATTAAAGCGAGCGCCACGGGTCCGCGGCGCCGGAAAGGATCAACAGCGATTCGGCGTAGTGTTCCCGTTCGAACCTTCTCGGATTGGGATGACCCCGCACTTGGCTTTGTCGAAGCTGACCTCGTTTCTCATTCCGGCCCGTACCCGAGGGGTGCCTTCTCGCAAACGCTGGTGTTGACAGATATAGCCACGGGCTGGACGGAATGCGCGCCGCTGCTGGTTCGCGAGCAAACGGTACTGATCACTGCGTTGGCCGAACTGCGCAAGTTGCTGCCGTTCCCGCTGCTGGGCTTCGACACCGATAACGACAGTGTGTTCATGAACGAGAGTGTTCATGAGTATTGCTTGCGCGATAATATCGAACTTACCCGTTGCCGCCCTTACCGAAAGAATGATCAGGCATTTGTCGAGCAGAAGAATGGCGCAATCGTGCGCAAGATCGTTGGATACCGACGCTTCGAGGGGCTGCGAGCCACTCGGGAGCTGGCCAAGCTTTATTCGTCAATGCGGTTGTTCGTGAATTTCTTTCAGCCATCAGTCAAGCTGGAAGAAAAGCACCGTGACGGAGCCAAGGTGATCAAGCGCTATCATCGTCCTGCCACACTCTTCCAGCGGCTGTTTGACGACCCA
The sequence above is drawn from the Rhizobium etli 8C-3 genome and encodes:
- a CDS encoding Ulp1 family isopeptidase, whose translation is MSGARHSIDVSRAGSSSLRFGGSGSKTSSNMADAGEVAAAPQGRSRGFKSRMVSGFKKAFGLSSGKTSSRGSGQQDVDAATETHVVSTKVRVDYAKRGRPADRDMHPDDESRINQFAEAVRNYEILPDGSIGRGDGRVPERTVENNLGILKRFARWLRAENRDSMASRFLNDPDSLAVDIAAYWASGGDGQGRLQSALSHFRRLAPEGQELQAVGPGPRLMGRQIHDPYPDDARVIDSLAKEEVPNSRKNASGQRKFSAWLKREGRESIVSRLTGTDEQRRSLQEDFRAFTKDEGKKVVVGFDRLRQYLGAESQLKQHDPYPDDALMIDSFANEELSKLGSGSTSKRNVVWTIASNQRKFSNWLQTRGRESIASRLNGSEMQQRSLKKDYQDFTEAMGKNLTMSFKRLRQYQQVVEANAASGLSPEQASGREPAGLDGRSDSRAEFRSTSPLQQVDPSIEGRSGLSLDHTEWLGDQHIQTDYELLMQDLQRNDPDLAARTRLIDPLIAHYHLRLGDESTALSAFQRIVNDQDGRDTADFLFLPVSDASASDPDHRGTHWSLLLVDRRNREGPAAYHYDSFRGQNDEFAAMLAQRLGTRLEPVRMTQQRNDYDCGVFVVDGTRALVRRLARRGRPAVLHLDNLVADREQLQRRLSPAPNSARAGAAAAGPESSTQIADPAEFWHGVAQPGQLPDSWNTAPFRQDLPSAAYSPVQSVNPPDAPWEQSLGASIFGTPQYMLPVDDLGEAVPPSWQHRNQPAPAGLRLAMSWLELLPSADNPQTSITIHGVPYTATLGPSGRENDIYLFQQ
- a CDS encoding nif-specific regulatory protein,nifA, with product MSTGSPFAAAGRAGACLGEASSKACDPNDPAWLAIGARLTERERLIDAMEKSGWVQARRLASGLTPP
- a CDS encoding Ulp1 family isopeptidase, whose protein sequence is MYPRRNQPRDDDSREVSGWIEGVTGAFDTDAWIDDYYSESRDLEQDPSDLRLGSHDSDAGDRVPRRRSVGGSMRVTPQSLAPERGSGQQDVDAATETHVVSTKVRKRGRPADRDMHPDDETRINQFAEAVRNYEILPDGSVGRGDGRVPEATVENNLWVLRGFARWLRAENRDSMASRLLNDPDSLAVDIADYLASGGDGRNRLKSALSHFRRLGPEGQELQAVGPGPRLMGRQIHDPYPDDARVIDSLAKEELSKFGPVSTSRNNTSHQRKFSAWLKREGRESIVSRLTGSDEQQQSLKEDFRAFTKEEGKKVVVSFDRLRQYLGAESQLKQHHPYPDDARIIDDLAKEALSKLGSNSTSKRNVVWNMASNQRKFSDWLQREGRESIVSRLTGTDQQRQSLKKDYQDFTEDMGKKLNMSFNRLRQYQQVVEANAASGLSPEQASGREPAGLDGRSDSRAEFRSTSPLQQVDPSIEGRSGLSLDHTEWLGDQHIQTDYELLMQDLQRNDPDLAARTRLIDPLIAHYHLRLGDESTALSAFQRIVNDQDGRDTADFLFLPVSDASASDPDHRGTHWSLLLVDRRNREEPAAYHYDSFRGQNDEFAAMLAQRLGTRLEPVRMTQQRNGYDCGVFVVDGTRALVRRLARRDRPAVLHLDNLVADREQLQRRLSTAPNSARARAAAAEPESSTQIADPAEFWHGVAQPGQLPDSWNTAPFRQDLPSAAYSPVQSVNPPDAPWEQSLGASIFGTPQYTLPVDDLGGFVPPSWQHGNQPVPDDLLPAMYLFDLLPSADKPTNFSIHGVPYTATLGPSGMQSDIYLFLQ
- a CDS encoding ISNCY family transposase, whose amino-acid sequence is MRKVSMATRAELVAAISCRYVLGGRAEKARMLDEFVALTGFHRKHAMRLLRGERKPAKGGPRPGRRVYGDDVRAALVVVWEASDRICGKRLHPLLPTLIEAMERHGHGDMNSETRRRLLTMSPATIDRVLKEIKASATGPRRRKGSTAIRRSVPVRTFSDWDDPALGFVEADLVSHSGPYPRGAFSQTLVLTDIATGWTECAPLLVREQTVLITALAELRKLLPFPLLGFDTDNDSVFMNESVHEYCLRDNIELTRCRPYRKNDQAFVEQKNGAIVRKIVGYRRFEGLRATRELAKLYSSMRLFVNFFQPSVKLEEKHRDGAKVIKRYHRPATLFQRLFDDPRTPEDTCLWLKAMYLTLEDFLSGLRIAWRGGEVKPTARSKPAAKRERRRPDPLLAVTAELEEWFEAEPWRTSRELLERLQVKCPGVYPDGLIRTVQRRMKIWRSTQANALVFGPFADAARQTESIEVGQ